A single genomic interval of Oryctolagus cuniculus chromosome 19, mOryCun1.1, whole genome shotgun sequence harbors:
- the MDH2 gene encoding malate dehydrogenase, mitochondrial, whose translation MLSALARPAGAALRRCFSTSAQNNAKVAVLGASGGIGQPLSLLLKNSPLVSRLTLYDIAHTPGVAADLSHIETRATVKGYLGPEQLPECLKGCDVVVIPAGVPRKPGMTRDDLFNTNATIVATLAAACAQHCPEAMICIIANPVNSTIPITAEVFKKHGVYNPNRIFGVTTLDIVRANTFVAELKGLDPARVNVPVIGGHAGKTIIPLISQCTPKVDFPQDQLAALTGRIQEAGTEVVKAKAGAGSATLSMAYAGARFVFSLLDAMNGKEGVVECSFVQSQEADSSYFSTPLLLGKKGLEKNLGIGKVSPFEEKMIAEAIPELKASIKKGEDFVKNMK comes from the exons ATGCTCTCCGCCCTCGCCCGGCCCGCCGGCGCCGCGCTGCGCCGCTGCTTCAGCACCTCGGCCCAG AACAATGCTAAAGTAGCCGTTCTGGGGGCTTCTGGGGGGATcggccagcccctctccctcctcctgaaGAACAGCCCCCTAGTCAGCCGCCTGACCCTCTACGACATTGCGCACACCCCCGGGGTGGCTGCCGACCTGAGCCACATCGAGACCCGAGCAACTGTGAAAG GCTACCTCGGCCCCGAGCAGCTGCccgaatgcctgaagggctgcgACGTGGTGGTGATTCCGGCCGGGGTCCCCAGGAAGCCAG GCATGACGCGGGACGACCTGTTCAACACCAACGCCACGATCGTGGCCACCCTGGCTGCCGCCTGCGCCCAGCATTGCCCGGAAGCCATGATCTGCATCATCGCCAACCCG GTGAACTCCACCATCCCCATCACGGCGGAAGTCTTCAAGAAGCACGGAGTGTACAACCCCAACAGGATCTTCGGCGTGACGACCCTGGACATCGTCAGAGCCAACACGTTTGTCGCCGAGCTGAAG GGCCTGGATCCGGCTCGGGTCAACGTTCCTGTCATTGGCGGCCATGCTGGGAAGACCATCATCCCCCTGATCTCGCAG TGCACGCCCAAGGTGGACTTTCCCCAGGACCAGCTGGCGGCACTCACTGGGCGGATCCAGGAGGCCGGCACGGAGGTGGtcaaggccaaagctggagcaG GCTCTGCCACCCTGTCCATGGCCTACGCCGGCGCTCGCTTTGTCTTCTCACTGCTGGACGCGATGAACGGCAAGGAGGGGGTCGTCGAGTGCTCCTTCGTGCAGTCCCAGGAAGCTGACTCCTCCTACTTCTCCACGCCGCTCCTGCTGGGG AAGAAGGGCCTGGAGAAGAACCTGGGCATCGGCAAGGTGTCCCCTTTCGAGGAGAAGATGATCGCCGAGGCCATTCCCGAGCTGAAGGCCTCCATCAAGAAGGGCGAGGACTTTGTGAAGAACATGAAGTGA